One genomic segment of Desulfobulbaceae bacterium DB1 includes these proteins:
- a CDS encoding phenylacetate--CoA ligase, which translates to MYWDEAKECMPRVDLEQLQLERLQSTLYRVATHVPFYRKKFKEMRVDPDGFRSLDELRALPFTTKDDLRNNYPYGLFAVPLRDVVRVHASSGTTGMATVVGYTRNDIKNWSQMVARILTATGVGADDVVQIAFGYGLFTGGFGLHYGAEQIGASVIPISSGNTKRQIQILQDFKTTTLVCTPSYALLLADTMHELGININSLPLKFGLFGGEPWTEAMRQEIKNKLHIIATDNYGLSEVMGPGVAGECHHCNGLHINEDHFIVEVIDPQTLSPVAPGELGELVFTTITKEAFPVIRYRTRDLARLLPEPCPCGRTFQRMSRVIGRTDDMLIIKGVNVYPMQIEAILFDIEGTEPHYQIIVEREGRLDKATVLVEVVESIFFDQMKKQRQLVDHIKRRLATELGIGVDVKLVEEKTLERFEGKAKRVIDKRNL; encoded by the coding sequence ATGTACTGGGATGAAGCAAAGGAATGCATGCCTAGGGTCGATTTGGAACAGCTGCAGCTGGAACGGCTTCAATCAACCCTTTATCGGGTCGCCACCCATGTTCCTTTTTACCGGAAAAAATTCAAGGAAATGCGGGTTGACCCTGATGGTTTTCGCTCTCTTGACGAACTGCGAGCTCTTCCCTTCACCACCAAGGACGACCTGCGCAATAATTATCCGTATGGTCTTTTTGCCGTGCCCCTCAGGGATGTGGTGAGGGTGCATGCCTCATCCGGCACCACCGGCATGGCCACGGTGGTGGGATACACCAGAAACGATATCAAAAACTGGTCGCAGATGGTTGCCCGTATTTTGACCGCCACCGGTGTCGGCGCCGATGATGTCGTGCAAATCGCCTTTGGCTATGGTCTTTTCACCGGCGGATTCGGCCTTCATTACGGAGCTGAACAAATCGGCGCCTCGGTTATTCCAATTTCAAGCGGCAACACCAAACGACAGATTCAAATATTGCAGGATTTCAAAACAACGACCCTGGTCTGCACCCCAAGTTACGCATTACTGCTTGCCGACACCATGCACGAATTGGGGATTAATATCAATTCACTGCCATTGAAATTCGGCCTCTTCGGCGGAGAACCATGGACTGAGGCGATGCGGCAGGAAATAAAAAACAAACTGCATATCATCGCCACCGACAATTATGGTCTCAGTGAAGTAATGGGGCCGGGTGTCGCCGGCGAATGCCACCATTGCAATGGCCTCCACATCAATGAAGATCACTTTATTGTTGAAGTCATCGATCCTCAAACCCTGTCGCCGGTTGCGCCCGGTGAATTAGGCGAGCTTGTCTTTACGACGATAACGAAAGAAGCTTTTCCGGTAATCCGCTATCGAACCAGGGATTTGGCCCGCCTTCTTCCTGAACCCTGCCCCTGCGGTCGAACCTTCCAACGCATGTCCCGGGTGATTGGCCGCACCGATGACATGCTCATCATTAAAGGTGTCAACGTCTACCCAATGCAGATTGAAGCCATTCTCTTTGATATTGAAGGGACGGAACCGCATTATCAGATTATTGTTGAGCGAGAAGGTCGGCTCGACAAGGCAACCGTTCTGGTTGAGGTGGTTGAATCGATCTTTTTCGATCAGATGAAAAAGCAAAGACAGCTTGTCGACCATATCAAAAGACGGCTGGCAACCGAACTGGGCATCGGCGTTGATGTCAAACTGGTGGAAGAAAAAACCCTGGAGCGATTCGAGGGAAAAGCCAAGAGAGTTATCGATAAACGAAACTTATAA
- a CDS encoding cold-shock protein has product MVKGKVKWFNESKGFGFLEREDGDDVFVHFSAIKEEGFKTLSEGQKVEFEIVDGQKGPAAANVRKI; this is encoded by the coding sequence ATGGTGAAAGGAAAAGTGAAGTGGTTCAATGAATCAAAGGGTTTCGGTTTCCTTGAGCGCGAAGATGGTGATGATGTTTTCGTGCATTTTTCAGCAATTAAAGAGGAGGGGTTTAAAACTTTGAGCGAAGGCCAAAAGGTTGAATTTGAGATTGTCGATGGTCAGAAAGGACCCGCCGCAGCCAACGTAAGAAAAATTTAA